From the Onychostoma macrolepis isolate SWU-2019 chromosome 13, ASM1243209v1, whole genome shotgun sequence genome, the window TGTTATATTATGCGAACTTGGTACAGCCTAAGCATTCCCCTGAATGTCTTCAGTGCTTCTCCCTGCTATCCACCTATGTTACCAATGCAGTGACTGACTGTGCATTTAAGATTTTCCCAGTCATTGCTCAAGTCAGACAGCAATGTATAGCATTTAGTTGTATTCTGGATACATTTTGCAGAGtatcaacatttaataataataataataatagattgtGTATACTTTAATGCAAATACAAAATAGAGCTTGCTTTTTTTGAAATTTGTTTGATTTGTCCCCCCCTTAATTCCATGGGTTTGTGCTTTCTATTTACAGTTCTGTGTATGGAGAAAATCTTTTACAAACggatgtatttttttaataaggtTTGGGTAATTGAAAGGGAAATGAAAGGAATACTGTTTTTATGGGAGTGAACATTGTATCAGAACTATTCTCTTTCCCCCCCCCCATTGgataacaattgtgcttcatcaCGTAGCATAGGTTTATTCATTGTGTTAGTTAGGTGCCTTATTGCATGCCATGTAGAAATGTATGCTGAGCTGTAATAGAAAAAATAAGGTTTTGGCTCCTGCTCCCTTTTTGTTTCTTTACATACTAATCAATgttttaatttgacttttttttttttttccttttttttttttttgcttctctGTACATGAATGTTTACACTGTTACTTCTGTCTTTTAATTTACTTGTCTGTCAACAAGCCTCTTTGTAGAATAGAGGTTAAAGAAAGTTACAATGCCATTGATCCATATGTTGGTTGCCCTCTATAGTGGTCAATTCTTGTCCTATTTGTCTATTCCCCCATCTTTGAGTGGCTCACATATATGGATAAATAAAGGTTGTTGACTATCAACAAGTTCATACAGTGTTTTTATAGTACCTATCTGCTTTTGTCCAGATTTGCTGTGTTGTAGTGTATTTAACATTGTATGTTGAGGAAGACACATTATTGGTGACATAATATTTTGAGTTTAATCTGTAGTATTGTTAAAATCTGAAAGTCTGATTATACTAAGAGTAATTGTTGAGGTTATCCTTGTAGCAAAGTGAACAGGAATTTGAAGTTTCTGACTGAAGTGACCTTGTGTCAGATGTGTGTGCAGGGCCATCTGCTGGTAGTTCATGTTTATCGTTGTTCAGTGTGCCTTTCTTTTAGgtttaaacatgttttgtttccagtggTTGAGTGGAAAATTACATGTGTAGATATTTTCCTAACAGTTACAGTGGACTTGCTTTTCACATTAGGGCCAGTAGATTATTTTTCAGTCAGTTACATGTTTATGTTGTTGGTGATCATGTTATAATGGTTACTGGAGATTTAGTAATGTAAATGTCAGTTTCAACTTCATGGTAGGTTATGAATCAGAGGTAACTACTTTctttatgaaacttttttttttttttatttttttttttttatcccttttaaattgatttcaattctttttacatttttctttcttttttttttttttttttattcatttgggATGTTTTGGAGATTAATGACTTATTCATTACTTCTCTTTATGTATTTTCAGCCAAAATACCTCATTGTTTAAAACCATGGCACTAGTTCCTCATATTCAATTACCTCAAACAAGGCTGGCTTATTTTATGACAGGTTGAGAAAATCTGATTAGAAGAGTCAAGATGAATTTTTTTCACTTAGTtctttaattatacatttttctattgGGGCTGGAAAATCGTGCACACAAGTAAgttttctgaattaaaatttcCTCTTAATTactgtttaataaatatatgtatatgtgtatatgtatatgtgtatatatatgtatatatatatgtatgcgtgtatgtaaaatttaagtttttttttttaagattactGAGAATCTGGAATACTCATGCATGGGAAGAAACCTCAGCTACATACCATCCAGTATTCTTCCTTCCATTGAAACGCTGGATttcaattttaatgttttgaaacacttaattttcttttctttttttttagcccTTGATCTTTCAAGGTAAGCaatatttttaccatttaaatgttGTCTAATGTGCTGCTGCtctataaattatattaaattatgtatttgcTTTCAGATGCCAAATCAAGCGCATTGAAAATGATACTTTCTACAATGTGAAGAATTTGACTACTTTGATTCTCACTGGAAACCCCATTACATATTTTGGACCTGGATGCTTAAATTCTTTACATAATCCACAAAGACTAGTTCTTGTGGATGTTGGTCTCTCATCATTACAGCTTCAAATGAATAACCTAACCAAGCTGCAGGAGTTTAGAGTCGGGACAAATAACATCCAGTCCATATCTCTCCCTCCATTCATGAGCACCTTCAAAGATTTCAGTTTACTCGATCTACATGCCAATAATATATCCATCATCAAAACTGATCACACTGCTGTGTTGCGAGACGTTGGCAGAAACATGACTTTGATCCTCTCTAGGAATCCGTTATTATACATTGAACCAGGAGCTTTCAAAGACATTTGTCTTAGAGAACTGAACATCCGATCTGCCTTTGTTTCACCTGCTGCTCAGCAAGCTGGCCTGAAAGCTCTATAGTCATAATGTCAAAAGGCTGAAATTTGGGAAGCACAAGGACTATTTCAGATTTCACTTTTCAGATACTTACTTTTTAGATTGTCTGTGCTCTATTTATTTCCAGGAggtatattattacattatggaGAAGCCTAGTGAGCCAATTTCTGTCATTTGCTGTATGATTAATTCCACAAATGTAGCAGTAATCGGAGGTCTAATTGACGAAATTGAGTATGTACATTTTCGTGGAATCAAGGAGCTTTACTTGATTTCTGTTAAGTACTTCGCCAGGTAAACAGCTTTCACTTCTCCATACTTTAGAAAAACTAATTATACACAACAGTGCACTATTTGGGCTGATGCTTTCATAGACTGCTGCTTGTGCTGCACCTCACTTTTGTTTGGCACCCCTCAAATCCGATATTTGAATTTGAGTAGTGGTCCAGAAATTGGCCTTGATTTAGGAGGACTTGATTCCCTTGAGATTCTAGATTTCCATCATACAACTGTTGTACGTGTCGGATACCTTTCAGTTTTTTCTAACTTTAAAGTACTCAAGGTATCTGGATGTTTTTTTATTCAAGTCACCTTTACTAACATAGTCTTAATGCTCTCAAGATTGCTGGCAACAATTTTCAAGGTGATGTAGCTAGGTATCTATTTAATAATCTCACCTTTCTAGGACATCTTGACATGTCGTATTGTCATATGGTAGTGTTACATCCAAGCTCATTCTGAAATCTTCAAAGGCTTAGACTTTTGAATCTCAGAGGTAACAATTTAATAACGATACATTTTCTGGCCTATCCAGACCTTAAACAATTAACATCACTTTGTCGATAGAAACAGCATTACTAGCATCCCACTTCATGTTCTCCAAAAGTTGCCCACAAATCTTTGAGTTTGATTCGTCCTCTAACCCCATCGATTGCTCCTGCTCCCAGATAGATTTTGTTTTGTGGATGATCCAAAATCATAACGTTTTGAAACGACCAGAAAACATTTTCACCAAGTTCAGATTTTAGAGCAACAGACTTTGACATTGACAGCTGTGTGCACAAGAAAAGACTCACAATTGTTTTATCTGTATGTTTTGTTACAGTAGTAGTTCTTTTTTCATTCTTGGTTTATAGGTTCCAGTATTATCTTCAGTATTGCTGTATTCTACTGAGAGGCTATAGATCACCTGGTCAACAAGAATGTTCCTATGACGCATTTGTGATTTTCTCCAGCTATGATGAAGTCTGGGTCATGAATGAACTGATGGAGAATCTGGAGAACGGTGTTCCACCtattcagctttgccttcaTATGCGGGACTTTCAAGCAGGGAAGTCCATCGCCTCCAACATTATCGATGAAGGAATAATGGGCAGTCGTAAAATCATTGTGGTCGTGTCTCAACACTTCATTGATAGTGCCTGGTGTCGCTTTGAGTTTGAATTAGCTCAGTCTCGCTTTATGATGGAACGCAGTGccagcatcatcatcatcattctgGAAGATGTGGAAGAGAGGAAGACTAAGAAAGTGTTTGGACTTCATAAGCATCTGAAAAAGAACACGTACCTAAAGTGGAGCAGAGACCCTTTCAGTAACATGAGATTCTGGATACGCCTCAGGAAAGCTATTATTGCCACAAACcaataatattatttagaaAGCAGATGTCAGTATGGTTTTCCAGTCATGCTACATTTCACAACAGCTTTTAGTAACAGTTTTAATatgtgatattttaaataagtttaaataattgtgtgtattctgattaaataaattgggTCCTCCTTTTTGAACCATGGatttagaaccatttttggcAAAGATGCCTTTCTACTCTTGAGAATGCACTACAGAATTGAATAAattccctttaaaaaaaaaaaaaaaaacgtgttttggttttgttttttccctgcAGGAAAAGCACAACAATTGTGTAAACCGATTTGTCCAATGCTATGTGTTACAGTAAAAGACATTCAAGCTCCACACTCAGTGATATGTGAATTTGTTAATGGAAAAATACCTAGGTTACTATATGATTTTATAGCTGAATTTCCTCGATCCTAAATAACGCTGTTCTTTGTTTGAGTTttccatatattttaaaatatcttatctTACAATCATTGCATCACAGGAAAATTCCTTTGCTGAATTATAATTATGGCGCATGcagaaaaaatgtttaattgggGTGAGCACACTATATTTATGTGCCGTTGCCACGTTTCTGTCCAAAAACTTGCATCTTACTAACTTGAAGCAATGTAAAGTTTAACTAGGCGATTAATGTGTAAACCGGTTTTTAAGGGGAGACGCTGCAGgcaaaaacactttttcatGCACCTGTCAAGTTTGAGATTTTGaactttttggtttttcataaagtgttttttaaagaCTAGTGGagagaaaacatccaaaatacactaagtgtttattttatagcactttttctatttgtgtcaatagatttcaatcacaatacatgtttttaaaggccattttctcaaaatcagttttttttttcatacactGAGCTATAAAGCTCCACTTCAGTATCACTTAGACATACCAAACTTTACGTTTTTATTCCTGTCTgtatcctgaaggtttttactgagggatttgttcatatataatttgcttgattatatacaacattttattcctcaaaaaattgtgaaaatgtgttttttatgtcTGTATTTTTCCGTCTGTAAAAACATTTGACcctaatatgtaaaaaaaaaaaaaaaaaaaaagcaagaattTCACTGGACTTCATCCAGTTTAGATTATTATactagaaatgtatttttttaaattagcgcATATTTCcttaaataatgcctcatttgcatatttaaacctaatattttagaaaacttgtaatacaaaaaatgtttgcaattaccAATGTAATCAACATTTTCAAGTAATTTTTATGTACCCATGGGTAAGTAAGGCAATAActattacttaatttttttaccctattcacctgcagtgtctaGCCTTATTACAAGGCTCTcttgaatacttgattctgattggtcatttgTGGTCatatatttctgaataatcTCTGCTCATTCCAGTAAAAAGTCACACCATGGCATGAGAAATTACAGACCCCACCAAATTGCAAACCACAGTTTAAAGTTTGTGTTCACTGAATTTAGAAGTGAATCTGACATTTGTCTCTGTGCTGTAAGCAAGTTGGCAGGTCAGAGCTCACCAAATAGAACCACATCTTGTATTCCAGTGCTTCTTAGGCCTAGTTTTGTCGCATATCACCACACTCGGCCTCTTCTCGATTTCTTTCGTCAAACAAGTGCAACTAGAGTAGGCATTTGGTGCCATCTTGCTTTTCACATTGGTAAAATTCAGGAGACTTCAGTATTGTAATTGCTTGCTGACAGctataattaaaagaaaagacaacatttaatatttagacAGAAGCTTAAGAGTCTCTAGTTaacgcaaagaaaaaaaaaactggtcaGACGAACGAGAATCTGGTAAGAAAGCAATACACAAAAAACTAAATGAGAACTTGTAAAAACTAGCCTACAGGAGAACCTATAGAGGAAGACAAGTATAGCTTAAATTGCAAtctcttatttgttttttaaaagtaataaaatataggctaagttaatattttgatgttgtTGCAGTGTTTATCTTGTTGTAATGGATTTTTTATTAGCGAAATCTTTTAGGTAATCTACAAAAATCAACTCAAATCAGTGTGtcaatgtatttgtttttcagtgtgCTACCATTCATCCGATGATTCAGGCCAGTTTGTAAAAGAGTTTGGCAAAATATGCAAGAAAATCCTGTAAGTCATGTGGACCTGTTTTAAGGAAACTTGTTGTAAAATTAGGGACTTTAACTTTTTGAGAGCAATGCATTTCAATTTGGTATGACTGCCACTGAAACCCCAGTGTAACGTGCTGTGCACATGACTAGATACTGTACATAAATGTCATTCTAGCATATTATGCCATTTTGACATAGTATTAGAAATTCCTGATTTATGAATTGgtaattattttctttactAAACATGTTCAGTTGCTTTCAgtagtttttaaatattgtttctgATTGTTAACTCATTGCATTCTGAAAAAGAATTACTCATTCTAGATTTACCGGAATAAGCACAGGGCTATGACCttttgattatatatttttcaccAAAATTCCCCATTGTTTAAAACCACGGCGTTAGTTCCTCATGTTCAATGACCTTAAACAAGGCTGGCTTTTTTTCATGACAGGTTGAGAAAATCTTTATGAGAACAGTCAAGATGAATTTCTTCACTATTAGtgctttaattatatatttttctgggGCTGGAGAATCATGCACAAAGGTTagttttatgaatttaaatctcttctttattactttttttttttttttttaattcatgtgacattttatttatttttaaactgaagATTACTGAGAATCTGGACTACTCGTGCATGGGAAGAAACCTCAGCTACATACCATCCAGTATTCCTTCCTCCATTGAAACTCTGgatttcagttttaatgttttgaaacacTTACAGAGGACTGTTTTCCCAGTTTTGTCTTTTCTGCGAGTCCTTGATCTGTCAAGGTAAtcaatattgttacaatttaaatatgttGTATAATGTGTTGCTCtataaattatatcaaattTATGTGTTTGCTTTCAGATGTCAAATCGAGCATATTGAAAATGATACTTTCTCCAATGTGAAGAATTTGACTACTTTGATTCTCACTGGAAACCCCATTACATATTTTGGAGCTGGATGCATGAATTCTTTACATAATCTACAAAGACTAGTTCTTGTGGATGTTGGTCTCTCATCATTACAGCTTCAAATGAATAACCTAACCAAGCTGCAGGAGCTTAGAGTCGGGACAAATAACATTCAGTCCATGTCTCTTCCTCCATTCATGAGCACCTTCAAAGATTTCAGTTTACTCGATCTACATGCCAATAATATATCCATCATCAAAACTGATCACACAGTTTTGTTGCGAGAGATCAGCAGAAACATGACTTTGATCCTCTCTAGGAATCCGTTATTATACATTGAACCAGGAGCTTTCAAAGACATTTATCTTAGAGAACTGAACATCCGATCTGCCTTTGTTTCACCTGCTGCTCAGCAAGCTGGCCTGAAAGCTCTATATGGTCttaatgtcaaaaaaataatgtttggaaaatatAGTGGAGAATTCCAATTTCAGTTCTTGGATGCTGATGTTCTAGATGGCCTTTGCTCTATTTATTTCCAGGAGGTCTATTACTATATTAATGAAAGGCCAAGTGAGCCAATTTCTATCTTTCGCTGTATGATTAATGCCACAAATGTATTAGTAAAGAATGGCATGATTGATGAGATGGAGTATGTATTTTTTCGAGAAATCAAGGAGCTTTACTTGCTTTATGATCGATTAGGAACTTTACCAGGTAAACAGCTTTCACATCTTTATACTTTAGAAAAACTAGTAATTGCACACAACATTGAACCTATTCGTGCTGGAACCTTCATAGACATGCCTAAGCTTCAGTACTTGGATTTAAGCTGTAACCGAATGACATTAAAACGATGCTGCACCACACTTTTGTCTGGAACCCCTCAAATCCGATATTTGAATTTGAGTCAAAATGGAGAAATTAGTCTTGATATAGGAGGATTTGATGGACTTCATTCCCTTGAGATTCTAGATTTCCATCATACAAGGGTTGTAGGTATGGGATACTCTTCAGCGTTGTCCAACCTAAAGTATTTGAGATATCTAGATATTTCTTATTCAAGTGTCATCTTTATTAACATATATTGCTTTTATGGATTGAGGAATCTTAATGTTCTTAAGATGGCCGGCAGTAATTTTCAGGGTGATGTAGCAAGATATTTGTTTAATAATCTCACTTTTCTAGAGCATCTTGACATGTCGTATTGCCGTGTGGTAGAGTTACATCCAAGCTCATTCAAAAATCTTCAAAGGCTTAGACTTTTAAATTTGAGAGGAAACAATTTAATGAATATAGATTTTCTGGCCCTCCCAAACCTGAAACAGTTAACTTCACTTTATGTCGATAAAAACAGCATTACTAGCATCCCACTTCATGTTCTCCAAACGTTGCCCACAAATCTTTCAGAGTTTGATTTGTCGTCTAACCCCATCGATTGCTCCTGCTCCCAGACAGATTTTATTTGGTGGATTATCCAAAACCAGAAAGTTTTGAAGCAACAggaaaatattttctgtaaaacattttcaccAAGTTCAGATTTTAGAGCAACAGACTTTGACATTGACAGCTGTGTGCACAAGAAAAGACTCACAATTGTTTTATCTGTATGTTTTGTTACAGTAGTAGTTCTTTTTTCATTCTTGGTTTATAGGTTCCAGTATTATCTTCAGTATTGCTGTATTCTACTGAGAGGCTATAGATCACCTGGTCAACAAGAATGTTCCTATGACGCATTTGTGATTTTCTCCAGCTATGATGAAGTCTGGGTCATGAATGAACTGATGGAGAATCTGGAGAACGGTGTTCCACCtattcagctttgccttcaTATGCGGGACTTTCAAGCAGGGAAGTCCATCGCCTCAACATTATCGATGAAGGAATAATGGGCAGTCGTAAAATCATTGTGGTCGTGTCTCAACACTTCATTGATAGTGCCTGGTGTCGCTTTGAGTTTGAATTAGCTCAGTCTCGCTTTATGATGGAACGCAGTgccaacatcatcatcatcattctgGAAGATGTGGAAGAGAGGAAGACTAAGAAAGTGTTTGGACTTCATAAGCATCTGAAAAAG encodes:
- the LOC131552012 gene encoding toll-like receptor 4 → MNELMENLENGVPPIQLCLHMRDFQAGKSIASNIIDEGIMGSRKIIVVVSQHFIDSAWCRFEFELAQSRFMMERSASIIIIILEDVEERKTKKVFGLHKHLKKNTYLKWSRDPFSNMRFWIRLRKAIIATNQ
- the LOC131552009 gene encoding toll-like receptor 4 isoform X5; this translates as MGRNLSYIPSSILPSIETLDFNFNVLKHLIFFSFFLALDLSRCQIKRIENDTFYNVKNLTTLILTGNPITYFGPGCLNSLHNPQRLVLVDVGLSSLQLQMNNLTKLQEFRVGTNNIQSISLPPFMSTFKDFSLLDLHANNISIIKTDHTAVLRDVGRNMTLILSRNPLLYIEPGAFKDICLRELNIRSAFVSPAAQQAGLKAL